Proteins encoded together in one Impatiens glandulifera chromosome 1, dImpGla2.1, whole genome shotgun sequence window:
- the LOC124919816 gene encoding aspartic proteinase 36-like → MLLDLSRERRFALLGLLMLVLQVIIGRFSFVSANLVLKVQHRFSGKGKSLGDYWAHDVRRHGRILAVDIPLGGDGNPTDTALYYTKIGLGTPPTDYYVQVDTGSDILWVNCIGCDKCPRKSDLGIELRLYDPQASSTGKEVTCDQDFCSTANDDQTSCKAGTICPYSVSYGDGSSTSGYYVRDNVQLDRASGDLSTTPMSGTIAFGCGNRQSGQLGSSSEALDGIIGFGQANSSMLSQLASTGKVKKSFAHCLDGNNGGGIFAIGEVVQPKLNTVPLIPNQPHYNVNLKSIEVGDSVLSLPSSFGSNSERGAIIDSGTTLAYLPDSVYNPLMDKITSSQPDLKLRTIEQQFTCFKFSEDVDSGFPAVKFNFENSLSMTIYPREYLFKIRDDVWCFGWMSSGTQTRDGKDLILLGDMVLSNKLVLYDLENQALGWTEYNCSSSIKVKDEATGAVYEVGYHRLSLAYISAPGWLITLWTLSFSLIYIGFTK, encoded by the exons ATGTTGTTAGATCTCAGTCGAGAAAGAAGATTTGCGTTATTGGGTTTGTTAATGCTTGTATTGCAAGTGATTATAGGCCGTTTCAGCTTTGTTTCGGCTAATTTGGTTCTTAAAGTTCAGCATAGATTTTCAGGAAAAGGGAAGTCTTTGGGTGATTATTGGGCTCATGATGTTCGCCGTCATGGAAGGATTCTCGCTGTTGATATTCCTTTAGGTGGCGATGGAAATCCTACAGATACTGC GCTATACTACACTAAAATTGGCCTTGGGACTCCTCCTACTGACTATTACGTGCAAGTAGACACTGGAAGTGACATTCTTTGGGTGAATTGCATTGGCTGTGACAAATGTCCGAGGAAAAGCGACCTTGGT ATAGAGCTTAGACTATACGATCCACAAGCTTCATCAACTGGAAAGGAGGTTACTTGTGACCAAGATTTCTGCAGTACTGCAAATGATGATCAGACTAGTTGTAAGGCTGGTACCATTTGTCCTTATAGTGTTAGTTATGGTGACGGGAGTTCAACTTCTGGATACTATGTTAGAGATAATGTACAATTGGATCGAGCCTCTGGAGACCTTAGCACCACTCCTATGAGTGGCACCATTGCGTTTGG GTGTGGAAATAGGCAATCTGGGCAGCTTGGTTCATCTTCTGAAGCACTAGATGGGATCATTGGTTTCGGACAAGCAAATTCTTCTATGCTATCCCAGCTGGCATCAACTGGGAAGGTGAAAAAGAGTTTTGCACATTGTTTGGATGGTAATAACGGAGGTGGAATATTTGCTATTGGAGAAGTTGTGCAACCAAAGTTGAACACAGTTCCATTGATCCCAAATCA GCCACATTACAATGTTAATTTGAAGTCAATTGAAGTGGGCGACTCTGTTCTTTCACTCCCTTCAAGTTTCGGTAGTAATTCAGAGAGAGGGGCGATAATTGACAGTGGTACAACACTTGCATATCTTCCCGATTCAGTCTATAATCCATTAATGGATAAG ATAACGTCTTCACAACCTGATCTGAAATTGCGTACAATTGAGCAGCAGTTCACTTGCTTTAAATTTAGTGAAGA TGTTGACTCTGGATTTCCAGCGGtcaaattcaattttgaaaattcacTTTCAATGACTATTTACCCTCGTGAATACCTGTTCAAAATTCGT GATGATGTTTGGTGCTTTGGATGGATGAGTAGTGGCACACAGACAAGAGATGGGAAAGACTTGATACTCTTGGGAG ATATGGTTCTGTCAAATAAGCTTGTCTTGTATGATCTTGAGAATCAGGCACTCGGATGGACTGAGTATAATT GTTCTTCGAGCATTAAGGTTAAGGATGAGGCAACAGGTGCTGTTTATGAAGTTGGCTACCATCGACTTTCTTTGGCATATATTTCAGCTCCCGGATGGCTAATAACGTTGTGGACATTGTCATTTTCTCTCATCTACATTGGTTTCACGAAATGA